A genomic segment from Mus musculus strain C57BL/6J chromosome 13, GRCm38.p6 C57BL/6J encodes:
- the Gm904 gene encoding uncharacterized protein LOC380845 isoform X1, with the protein MENFLSLMNSIIDPWMSNSSMDIAMDMTIGFMCGVGLFFLLIPFLKEYPVSPASENEWDKPQDVKRWQRKTSKKTATGKGCTDSGKKCRRDEDTITTYGNVRNLCLIEFSC; encoded by the exons ATGGAGAATTTTCTCTCTCTGATGAATAGCATTATTGATCCATGGATGAGCAACAGCTCCATGGACATAGCAATGGACATGACCATTGGCTTTATGTGTGGAGTTGGGCTCTTTTTCCTACTTATCCCCTTCCTGAAGGAGTACCCAGTGTCACCAGCATCTGAGAATGAATGGGACAAACCACAG GATGTGAAGAGGTGGCAGAGGAagaccagtaagaaaactgctacTGGAAAAG GTTGTACAGATTCAGGAAAAAAATGCAGAAGAGACGAAGACACCATCACAACCTATGGAAATGTAAGAAATCTTTGTCTAATCGAATTTTCATGCTAG
- the Gm904 gene encoding uncharacterized protein LOC380845: MENFLSLMNSIIDPWMSNSSMDIAMDMTIGFMCGVGLFFLLIPFLKEYPVSPASENEWDKPQDVKRWQRKTSKKTATGKGCTDSGKKCRRDEDTITTYGNPQ; the protein is encoded by the exons ATGGAGAATTTTCTCTCTCTGATGAATAGCATTATTGATCCATGGATGAGCAACAGCTCCATGGACATAGCAATGGACATGACCATTGGCTTTATGTGTGGAGTTGGGCTCTTTTTCCTACTTATCCCCTTCCTGAAGGAGTACCCAGTGTCACCAGCATCTGAGAATGAATGGGACAAACCACAG GATGTGAAGAGGTGGCAGAGGAagaccagtaagaaaactgctacTGGAAAAG GTTGTACAGATTCAGGAAAAAAATGCAGAAGAGACGAAGACACCATCACAACCTATGGAAAT CCCCAATAA